The DNA window GCACAGGAACCTCCATGACCATCCTCCGCATGAGCGACCTCGATCTGTCCGGCAAGCGCGTGTTGATCCGCCAGGATCTCAACGTGCCGATCGAGAACGGGCAGATCACCTCCGAGCAGCGCATCACCGCCTCGGTGCCGACGCTGAAGGCGGCGCTTGAGCAGGGGGCGGCGGTCATGGTGACGTCCCATCTGGGCCGCCCGAAGGAGGGGACCTGGAGCCAGGAGGAGTCGCTGGCGCCGGTCGCCGAGCGCCTCACGGCCTTGTTGGGCGTGAAGGTGAACCTGGTGCGTGATTGGGTGGACGGCGTCGAGGTCGAGCCGGGTCACGTGGTGCTGCTCGAGAACTGCCGCATGAATGTCGGCGAGGCCAAGGACGACGAGGCCCTCTCAAAGAAATATGCCGCACTGTGCGACGTGTTCGTCATGGATGCTTTCGGCACCGCGCATCGCGCGCAGGCCTCGACCCATGGTGTCATCAAGTACGCGCCGGTCGCCGTGGGCGGCCCCCTGCTGATGGCCGAGCTCGATGCCCTGGACAAGGCCCTGGCCGATCCGGCCCGTCCCCTGCTGGCCATCGTCGCGGGCAGCAAGGTGTCCACCAAGCTCGAGCTGCTGTCCAACCTGGTCGACAAGGTGGATCAACTCATCGTGGGCGGCGGCATCGCCAATACGTTCATTGCTGCGGCGGGGCATTCGGTCGGCAAGTCGCTGTGCGAGCCGGACCTGCTGGAGACCGCGTGCAAGATCGTCGCCGATGCGAAGGCGCGTGGGGCCGAGATCCCCCTGCCGACCGACGTGGTGGTTGCCAAGCAGTTCCTGCCCGATGCTGCTGCGA is part of the Pseudoxanthomonas sp. JBR18 genome and encodes:
- a CDS encoding phosphoglycerate kinase — protein: MTILRMSDLDLSGKRVLIRQDLNVPIENGQITSEQRITASVPTLKAALEQGAAVMVTSHLGRPKEGTWSQEESLAPVAERLTALLGVKVNLVRDWVDGVEVEPGHVVLLENCRMNVGEAKDDEALSKKYAALCDVFVMDAFGTAHRAQASTHGVIKYAPVAVGGPLLMAELDALDKALADPARPLLAIVAGSKVSTKLELLSNLVDKVDQLIVGGGIANTFIAAAGHSVGKSLCEPDLLETACKIVADAKARGAEIPLPTDVVVAKQFLPDAAATVKSLDAVEDDDLILDIGPDTAQAYADRIAKAGTVVWNGPVGVFEFDAFGKGTETLARAIAASSAFSIAGGGDTLAAVDKYGIAEDVSYISTGGGAFLEFLEGKTLPAVAALDARG